Genomic segment of Salvia hispanica cultivar TCC Black 2014 chromosome 2, UniMelb_Shisp_WGS_1.0, whole genome shotgun sequence:
CAGTTGGAACAAATTAGATGGGATATAAATCAAATCCATGCACGAATAAAAgaccattttttcattttgaggTGTATgccaataaaaaatacatttgctttttttattttaataagtgaaGTCTACTAacttatattctattaattcaTTTGAGGTTGTCATGAGTTTTAATGGATAAttattaaagtaagagagattgagaaaaagtaggttaTCATGATTTTAATggataattgataaagtaagagaatgagaaaaaattagttgaaattatGTAGTGGAGATAGTGGAGTCCATAAATGacaaagtaaaagagaagaagaaaaagactcataaatagatatggtctatttctatgggacaaataaaaaaagaaatatgacatACTTCTaaaggacggagggaatacaaaatagataaaaaattcgaaaatctctTATTCCAAGAATTCTCATACCACGATCTCATATTTCAAAAACTTAGTGAATTTCCCAAATTAGTTAGAGATataacgaaaaaaaaaagagtaacgCTAAAGACAAAGTTAACGACAATTAGTGCAATAATCCTTAATCGGTTAATTCCATTTGAACACAAGCCAaacccaaaattcaaaaattcaaactcaaaatccCTTTCTTCTCTTACTTTCAATAcgtcctccgtcccataaaaataggtcatatttcattatttttgtgtCCGTCTCATAACAGTagtccatatccatttatggtaaCCTTTTACTACTTCTCTTTTAGGgttaattcttcttttgttctaggatgttaattgcattcCATCTTAATGAAGAAGAATAGATTTGTTCCCAGTTAGGGAGTGACGCATAAAGGTTATGCGTCTTTAAAAGTAAAACGCATAAAGGTTATGCGTCTTTACGCAATGACGCATAAGGATTATGCGTCGTTAGGTGAAAACGCAAATAAAATTAGCGTTTTGGAGTGACGCACAACTGTTATGCGTCTTTCATTAGTGACGCATAACCATTTTGCGTCTTTCATTAGTGACGCATAATGGTTATGCGTCTTCGAGTCGCGATTTAAACAGCAGAACAGAGGCAGAAACACATTTTGACAGAGGCAGCGAGCAAAGTCGCGATTTTCCATCTTCTCCGGCGCAATTGTCCATGTTTTCCGACGAATTTCAAACATATTCGGtatttgttcttcaatttgGCTACATTCATCattattcatgtttattttgctCTACTTTGTTAGTTTTAcccaatttattaaaaattagggCTTATAGAAAAAATGNNNNNNNNNNNNNNNNNNNNNNNNNNNNNNNNNNNNNNNNNNNNNNNNNNNNNNNNNNNNNNNNNNNNNNNNNNNNNNNNNNNNNNNNNNNNNNNNNNNNCATGGTATGCAAAGAGAAAGGCTATAGAGTTTGTATATGGTGGATGGGAGGAATCATTTAGGCAGTTGCCAAGCTACATGTTTGAACTCCAGTCACAGAATCCGGGCACAATTGTTGAGTGGAAGCACAATGAGCTGTTGAGTCAGAGACGTACAAATGTGTTCAACTATGTTTTCTGGGCATTTGGGCCTGCAATACATGCTTTCCAGAAGGCTGCACCGGTGTTAACAATAGACGGGACTCACCTCCGAGGAAGATTTAAAGGTAAGTTGCTTGTTGCTTGTGGTTTTGATGCTAACAAGACATGCTTGCCTATTGCATATGCTGTGGTGGATGAAGAAACCAATGACAGTTGGTCGTGGTTTTTGGATCATGTAAGAACTCATGTGGTGAAATACGAGAGGGAGGTGTGCATTATATCAGATAGGCATAAAGGAATCTTCAAAGCAATGGAGTCTGTAATCATGACAAGAGCCCCGCAGATACACCACAAATTTTGTTTGGTCCATGTGAGGGCAAATGTGTTGAAGAAGCACAAGGGCCCCAGTTTGAAGGCCATGATCTGGAAGTTGGGGGTCAGTACTCAGGTACGTAAATTTGACAGAAGAAGTCGAGCACTATCTGATGTCAGCCGTGGTGCGATGCGAATGCTTGATAGGATTACAAAAGAATGTTGGTCACTATGCTACGATGACACACTTCGATGGGGGGTGGCCACAACAAACATGTCGGAGTGCTACAACAACGTGTTGCGGGGTGTTAGAGAGTTGCCAATTAGAGCTTTGGTTGATTTGACATTTTGGAGGACGGTGAAATGGTGGGTGCAGAAGAAGACAACAATTGAACACACTGAAGGTGAGTTAACCCCGTGGGCGAGGGACATGCTTGCTAGGAATGACTCAAAGGGGCGAAAACATTACATTATTGTAGTTGACCGAGATACAGGGAAGTATCATGTCCGAACTCGAGGAAGAATAGAAAATGGAGTGTCAAAGGGCAACAATGTACAAAAAGTCAGGTATCTGGAGTCGACGTGTAGTTGTGGTAAGTGGCAGACGTGGAGAATTCCTTGTTCACATGGTTGTGCAGTTGCTAGAGACAGAGGTCACGTCATGATTGACCTTATAGATAAGTCCTACTACCTAAGTACATGGAGATCACAGTACTATGGTGAAAATTCATTTGATGCACCAAGACACGAAGATTATTGGGTTGAACCTCCATGGAAATTGTGCATCACCCCCCAGCAGTTGATTCCTAGAAGGCGTGGCCGAATTAGAAGAAGGAGGATACGTAATCAAATGGATGTCCGCGAGGAAGATGAACCGAGGGCTCCCCGCCGTTGCAGAAATTGCGGGAAAGAGGGGCATGACCGAAGAAATTGCACAGACGGTGCTGTTCAGTAATTTCATGgtatatatttgatttgtgtATTTGAGAGCTGTTAGGTTTTTTATTGacaatttttgttgatttgcagGAACGGCAGACAAGAGAGGGCATGACGTCGAGGCTGAATATTGTTGATGTTTGTTTTTGAGCATATGTGATGGATCTTATATGACATTTactatgtttgtttttgggCATATGTGATGGATCTTATTTGACATTTACTATGTTTGTTTATCAACATTTTGTGGTAGATGTTGTTGAcaattattatgatttatattgACTTTAGTTGTCAGTTATTATGTCAGATGAATTCTgttgtcatttttttcaagCAGGTGGAATGAGTGTTTGACAATCGATACTTTGTattgtcaatttttaaaaaaatttgcaaGAATTTACCTTAATTATGTGACCAAAGCctgtttaaaaataaacaaataccaacatatttataaacaaaattccaCCAAAGACCATTAAAACATATAAGTTCAACTGAAAGATACATATGAAACCAACTCATATCAAAAACCTATTTCCCCGAAGGAGTGTATTTTGTTGCAGCTTTCCCTTTGTTCTTCCTTGTTGAAAATCCACTCAATACATTGTGCATAGCCTTCTGGGGGATCGTATTCTGGATGCAGTGGCGATGGTACCGTATACTCGGGCTGCGGCTGCTGCGGCTGCGACAACCTATGTTGTCGTGTCCACCCGTGTCCACCCGTCCGAACACCCGGCAATCCATGACGAAGAGAAGTTGGTGGGCGTGGCGGCATGGCCACATTTCGCCGTTGCGAAGCTGGATACTCCATCACATCAGTATGGTTCGTCGCACGAAGGGCCTCAACAGCTATTTCTCGGATCTGCCGTAACCGAGGGTCGTTGTCATGTTCAGAGGTCAAATGCCATATCCCCTGAAGGGCCTCAACCTagataatacaaatatataatcatatcAATCAATGTATACAAACATCATactaaattcatttttatatacaaaaacatAACATACCGCCAATTTCAACGAAGAGGCTGACTCGTTCATCCCAACTGTTGACTGCGTCCCAGGTTGAACTAGGTACGACACTGTGATCCTATTGTACCAAGCCATATAGCCCGGATGACAAGAACCTTCCATGGACGCCGTTGCATGGTGAAAAGTTGATTGGGACCTGTCGTGTCTCAAATCCCATTCATCAATGTAGAATTTATGTATCTTTGCCCAATCAGCGCCCTTCCTCCCACGGCGGTGACTTTTACACAAATGTCCCGCTTTATCTAGCATCCTATCACGATACTCAGGAATACCTTGGTAGCGGTTAAATTGTCGGCAAACTCGTCCAGCCTCGTGTGCCTCGACAAATGACCAACACACCAAGTAAGTGTCGCACAAGAAGGATGCAGTCGAATCAATGCAGTAATCAGGCAGGATACAATCTGTATACGGTGTCCACagaaactacaaaaaaataatataaatatcaaaattaatttcatagtttagaaaatagtaaattcattaacaaacacaacaaaaataaatttcacctGGCCGGGACGAATCAGTGATAACTGATCACGATAATGAGCTACTGAATATCGGGGAGCATTTCCAATTTCAGTAACTCCGTGCCACctatacaaaaaatttatgtcaaaaGTTGCCAAAGAAACATAGTTAAGTGagttaatgtaaaaaatacattacttGGCTCCAGACGGGGTATACGGCGTGTGCATAGGCGATATCAAAAAGGATGGCCTCAATGTGGGCATTCTTTCCCATGCCCATAGCTGCAAAAGAACCATG
This window contains:
- the LOC125206489 gene encoding uncharacterized protein LOC125206489; translated protein: MFELQSQNPGTIVEWKHNELLSQRRTNVFNYVFWAFGPAIHAFQKAAPVLTIDGTHLRGRFKGKLLVACGFDANKTCLPIAYAVVDEETNDSWSWFLDHVRTHVVKYEREVCIISDRHKGIFKAMESVIMTRAPQIHHKFCLVHVRANVLKKHKGPSLKAMIWKLGVSTQVRKFDRRSRALSDVSRGAMRMLDRITKECWSLCYDDTLRWGVATTNMSECYNNVLRGVRELPIRALVDLTFWRTVKWWVQKKTTIEHTEGELTPWARDMLARNDSKGRKHYIIVVDRDTGKYHVRTRGRIENGVSKGNNVQKVRYLESTCSCGKWQTWRIPCSHGCAVARDRGHVMIDLIDKSYYLSTWRSQYYGENSFDAPRHEDYWVEPPWKLCITPQQLIPRRRGRIRRRRIRNQMDVREEDEPRAPRRCRNCGKEGHDRRNCTDGAVQ
- the LOC125206491 gene encoding uncharacterized protein LOC125206491 encodes the protein MEGSCHPGYMAWYNRITVSYLVQPGTQSTVGMNESASSLKLAVEALQGIWHLTSEHDNDPRLRQIREIAVEALRATNHTDVMEYPASQRRNVAMPPRPPTSLRHGLPGVRTGGHGWTRQHRLSQPQQPQPEYTVPSPLHPEYDPPEGYAQCIEWIFNKEEQRESCNKIHSFGEIGF